The proteins below are encoded in one region of Knoellia sp. S7-12:
- a CDS encoding AAA domain-containing protein, with amino-acid sequence MSDIGPQSEIDSRTERVRHAVEGWTKHLVDLGGRNTLLWYRDLPTGTLDLTTAHPGGVSMLLAGRPTRLSDLVREPAAFDEARRRARTIAGKTRELREERGIDTGFVAVGMATWSLGRGKAAAARQPAAPVLLRSCTLRPTTPQHDDYELDLGDEIEFNPVLEHYLTSEQGLSIDSEKLEGLTHTPAGFDPYPAYAALTEACADVPEFEVTPRIVLGTFSYAKLPMVADLAAQGDALADHDVIAAMAGDPTALRSVRHELPTRPADSIPDPAQGLLVLDADSSQQEAIEAARSGAHLVVHGPPGTGKSQTIANLVAALAADGKRVLFVAEKRAAIDAVVGRLDRVGLGDLVLDLHDGARGRRRIATELADALPGRTARPADPPGRDVDRLRAAASTLREHRDAMHQSRHPWGVSVHDVQEAISALAVSEHPPRSHVRIRGEALQSLPRDRYEVLTRELTRIASRGAWRTDHATDPWFGATVRTVDEAVRARELVERWSGDGIPGVGTTLANVFTGLRLPQSRTVRDWGRILDTVAQVRDTLETFRPEIFDVPLGDFVAATGTAAYRSSVDAELGWWERRGLKRQVRRYVRPGRPPADLHAALVEANEQRSAWKRMAGAGGRPEMPSDLDRAMGAYAGLAADLAWLEERVPTTEAAPSLLDLPRDELSARMQSLADAPERLAVVPSVIGPVESLRAAGLGTLLDDLSTRGVAADRVAGEAEFVWWSSVLDDIALRDPRVGAHDGEDLRRTVGEFATADREVLRQNAGRVRAAVRANVDRILADAPEHESLIRAEGAKSRRHRPLRDLLPATGELLTAVRPCWVMSPLVVASVLPPGVWFDVVVFDEASQIPPAEAVSAISRARQVVLAGDAKQLPPTSFFTTVSESLGEASAEDSLTEGVESILDVMAATLPSRRLSWHYRSQDERLISFANEHVYDGSLVTFPGAGAAPVLRHELVDGAGVVAEAAGSVETTQAEVERVVDLVIEHARTRPAESLGVIALGLAHTQRLDDAVRRALLGLDPKTATFFKEDVHERFFIKNLERVQGDERDAIILSVGYGKTPHGRVLHRFGPLNIEGGERRLNVAITRAKKRMTVVSSISADELDPQRLKARGAQMLRDYLAHAAASSTAVVATCADAPVTTPEAAEHPGGDAASSMPVQSVVMAEFARRLRAGGLIVHERYGSSADPIDLAVEDPNHRGRLAVAVESDGPEYAAMSSARDRDRLRAEHLGRLGWRHVRVWTRDAFRDPARDVARIKDLAERGGS; translated from the coding sequence GTGAGTGACATCGGACCGCAGTCAGAGATCGACTCGCGGACCGAGCGAGTCCGCCACGCAGTTGAGGGATGGACCAAGCACCTCGTCGACCTGGGCGGTCGCAACACGCTGCTCTGGTATCGCGATCTCCCCACCGGAACCCTCGACCTCACGACCGCGCACCCCGGCGGGGTGTCGATGCTCCTGGCGGGCCGCCCGACGCGACTCTCGGACCTCGTGCGCGAACCGGCGGCGTTCGACGAGGCCCGCAGGCGGGCTCGCACGATCGCCGGCAAGACGCGCGAGCTGCGCGAGGAACGCGGCATCGACACCGGCTTCGTCGCCGTGGGCATGGCGACGTGGAGCCTTGGCCGGGGCAAGGCTGCCGCCGCTCGACAGCCCGCAGCGCCCGTGCTTCTGCGCAGCTGCACGCTGCGGCCCACGACCCCCCAGCACGACGACTACGAACTCGACCTCGGCGACGAGATCGAGTTCAACCCCGTGCTCGAGCACTACCTCACCTCGGAGCAGGGTCTCTCGATCGACTCGGAGAAGCTCGAAGGGCTGACACACACACCGGCCGGTTTCGACCCCTACCCGGCGTATGCCGCCCTGACCGAGGCCTGCGCGGACGTGCCGGAGTTCGAGGTGACGCCCCGGATCGTGCTGGGCACGTTCTCCTACGCCAAGCTGCCGATGGTCGCCGACCTCGCCGCGCAGGGCGACGCGCTCGCCGACCACGACGTCATCGCGGCCATGGCGGGCGACCCGACGGCGCTGCGTTCGGTGCGCCACGAACTGCCGACCCGACCGGCCGACAGCATCCCCGACCCGGCCCAGGGCCTCCTCGTCCTCGACGCGGACTCGTCGCAGCAGGAGGCCATCGAGGCGGCCCGCTCCGGCGCGCACCTCGTCGTCCACGGGCCTCCCGGCACCGGCAAGTCGCAGACCATCGCCAACCTCGTCGCGGCGCTCGCGGCAGACGGCAAGCGCGTCCTGTTTGTTGCCGAGAAGCGTGCTGCCATCGACGCCGTCGTCGGTCGGCTCGACCGCGTGGGTCTCGGAGACCTCGTCCTCGACCTGCATGACGGTGCTCGGGGGCGGCGTCGCATCGCCACCGAGCTGGCCGACGCGCTGCCCGGTCGCACGGCCCGGCCGGCCGACCCGCCGGGTCGCGACGTGGACCGGCTGCGTGCTGCTGCCTCGACCCTGCGCGAGCACCGCGACGCGATGCACCAGTCGCGACACCCCTGGGGAGTGTCAGTGCATGACGTCCAGGAGGCCATCAGCGCGCTGGCAGTGAGCGAGCACCCGCCGCGCTCGCACGTGCGCATTCGCGGTGAGGCGCTTCAGTCGCTGCCGCGCGACCGCTACGAAGTGCTCACCCGCGAGCTGACCCGCATCGCGTCGCGCGGCGCGTGGCGCACCGACCACGCGACCGACCCGTGGTTCGGAGCCACCGTCCGCACTGTGGACGAAGCCGTGCGCGCTCGTGAGCTCGTGGAGCGCTGGTCTGGCGACGGCATCCCCGGCGTCGGCACGACGCTGGCGAACGTGTTCACCGGCCTGCGACTTCCCCAGTCCCGCACGGTGCGCGACTGGGGCCGCATCCTCGACACGGTCGCGCAGGTGCGCGACACCCTCGAGACGTTCCGCCCCGAGATCTTCGACGTCCCGCTCGGCGACTTCGTCGCAGCGACGGGCACTGCGGCATACCGGTCGTCCGTCGACGCCGAGCTCGGGTGGTGGGAACGGCGTGGCCTCAAGCGGCAGGTGCGCCGCTACGTCCGTCCGGGCCGCCCGCCGGCCGACCTCCACGCCGCTCTCGTCGAAGCGAACGAGCAGCGCAGTGCGTGGAAGCGGATGGCCGGGGCCGGTGGGCGTCCGGAGATGCCGTCCGACCTGGACCGTGCCATGGGGGCGTATGCCGGTCTCGCGGCCGATCTTGCCTGGCTCGAGGAGCGCGTCCCGACCACTGAGGCCGCGCCCTCGCTCCTCGACCTCCCGCGCGACGAACTCAGCGCTCGCATGCAGTCGCTCGCCGATGCACCAGAGCGGCTCGCAGTCGTGCCGTCGGTCATCGGTCCCGTCGAATCGTTGCGCGCAGCAGGGCTCGGCACCCTGCTCGACGACCTCTCGACCCGAGGTGTCGCCGCCGACCGAGTTGCTGGCGAGGCCGAGTTCGTGTGGTGGAGCTCGGTGCTCGACGACATCGCCCTGCGTGATCCCCGGGTGGGTGCCCACGACGGTGAGGACCTGCGCCGGACCGTGGGCGAGTTCGCGACGGCGGACCGAGAAGTGCTGCGGCAGAACGCTGGTCGCGTGCGGGCCGCCGTGCGTGCCAATGTCGACCGCATCTTGGCCGACGCACCGGAGCACGAGAGCCTCATCCGTGCCGAAGGCGCAAAGTCGCGTCGACACCGCCCGTTGCGCGACCTGCTGCCCGCCACCGGCGAGCTGCTCACGGCCGTGCGGCCCTGCTGGGTCATGAGCCCGCTCGTGGTCGCCTCAGTGCTGCCGCCCGGCGTGTGGTTCGACGTCGTCGTGTTCGACGAGGCCTCCCAGATCCCGCCGGCCGAGGCCGTGTCTGCGATCTCTCGCGCACGCCAGGTCGTCCTTGCCGGTGATGCGAAGCAGCTGCCCCCGACCTCGTTCTTCACGACGGTCAGCGAGTCCTTGGGGGAGGCGTCGGCGGAGGACTCGCTCACCGAAGGCGTCGAGTCCATCCTCGACGTGATGGCCGCGACGCTGCCGAGCCGGCGGCTGTCGTGGCACTACCGCTCGCAGGACGAGCGGCTCATCTCGTTCGCCAACGAGCACGTCTATGACGGCTCGCTCGTCACCTTCCCGGGGGCTGGCGCTGCACCCGTCCTGCGCCATGAGCTTGTTGACGGCGCGGGAGTCGTGGCCGAGGCCGCGGGCAGCGTCGAGACCACGCAGGCCGAGGTGGAGCGGGTCGTCGACCTCGTCATCGAGCACGCTCGCACCCGTCCCGCTGAGAGCCTCGGGGTCATCGCCCTGGGACTCGCCCACACCCAGCGTCTGGACGACGCCGTGCGCCGGGCACTGCTCGGCCTCGACCCGAAGACGGCCACGTTCTTCAAGGAGGACGTCCACGAGCGCTTCTTCATCAAGAACCTCGAGCGCGTCCAGGGCGACGAGCGCGACGCCATCATCCTGTCGGTCGGCTACGGCAAGACCCCGCACGGGCGAGTGCTGCACCGGTTCGGGCCGCTCAACATCGAGGGCGGCGAGCGGCGACTCAACGTCGCCATCACCCGCGCCAAGAAGCGGATGACCGTGGTCTCCTCGATCAGCGCCGACGAGCTGGACCCGCAACGCCTCAAGGCTCGCGGCGCCCAGATGCTGCGTGACTACCTCGCGCACGCTGCTGCCTCCAGCACCGCGGTGGTTGCCACGTGCGCGGATGCACCGGTGACGACACCTGAGGCCGCTGAGCATCCCGGGGGGGACGCGGCGTCGTCCATGCCCGTGCAGTCGGTGGTCATGGCCGAGTTCGCTCGTCGACTTCGGGCCGGTGGACTCATCGTCCACGAGCGCTACGGGTCGTCCGCCGACCCGATCGACCTTGCGGTCGAGGACCCCAACCACCGCGGCCGGCTGGCTGTCGCGGTGGAGTCGGACGGTCCGGAGTATGCCGCGATGTCCAGCGCTCGTGATCGTGACCGGCTGCGTGCCGAGCATCTTGGGCGCCTCGGTTGGCGCCACGTGCGGGTGTGGACGCGTGACGCCTTCCGCGACCCGGCGCGCGACGTCGCCCGGATCAAGGACCTCGCAGAGCGCGGCGGGTCGTGA
- a CDS encoding MFS transporter, with the protein MTAPDSTEATTHRDPVQRRTVATLSMSQILGGVSLASGVAVGALLAEEVSGSPTYAGLGSTFQVIGSALIAVPMARLSAAHGRRPGLILGYTLSFIGALGLIASGIVGSFALLLVASLLFGGSTASNNQARYAAADLAEPAHRGRDLSLVVWATTIGSVLGPNLVGPSESVSRLLGIPRLTGPFVFSLVGLLLAIAVLAWRLRPDPLVEARRRATEADPGASSRTHGSIGRGLRVIVARPQALLGLITLALGHMTMVSVMVMTPLHMRHGHADLTIIGFVISIHILGMFAFSPLTGMAVDRLGGRIVAMVGSGILAVATLLASTAPMGHSTRLLIALFLLGLGWSCTLVSGSTLLTGALPTAERPGAQGASDLVMGLSAGVGGALAGVVVDRVSFHALALACLVIALAIGAAALVLRGPTDLSD; encoded by the coding sequence GTGACGGCACCGGACTCCACAGAGGCGACCACCCACCGCGATCCGGTCCAGCGCCGCACCGTCGCCACGCTGTCGATGTCTCAGATCCTTGGCGGGGTCTCGCTGGCCAGTGGGGTCGCCGTCGGTGCTCTCCTGGCCGAAGAGGTCTCAGGGTCGCCGACCTATGCCGGACTGGGGTCGACCTTCCAGGTCATCGGTTCAGCGCTTATTGCCGTCCCGATGGCTCGGCTCAGTGCCGCTCATGGGAGGCGCCCCGGCCTCATCCTCGGCTACACCCTGTCGTTCATCGGGGCGCTCGGCCTCATCGCCTCCGGCATCGTCGGCAGCTTTGCGCTGCTGCTCGTCGCGAGCCTGCTCTTCGGCGGCTCGACGGCGTCCAACAACCAGGCAAGGTATGCCGCGGCCGACCTTGCCGAGCCGGCTCACCGTGGGCGCGACCTGAGCCTCGTCGTGTGGGCCACGACGATCGGGAGCGTGCTCGGACCCAACCTCGTCGGGCCGAGCGAGTCGGTGTCGCGCCTGCTCGGCATCCCGAGGCTCACGGGCCCCTTCGTCTTCTCGCTCGTCGGCCTCCTGCTCGCGATCGCGGTCCTGGCGTGGCGACTGCGACCCGATCCGCTGGTCGAGGCCAGGCGTCGCGCCACCGAGGCCGACCCGGGAGCCTCGAGCCGGACCCACGGCTCGATCGGCCGTGGTTTGCGCGTCATCGTCGCCAGGCCACAGGCGCTGCTCGGCCTCATCACGCTGGCGCTCGGGCACATGACGATGGTGAGCGTCATGGTGATGACGCCGCTGCACATGCGGCACGGGCACGCCGACCTCACCATCATCGGGTTCGTCATCAGCATCCACATTCTGGGGATGTTCGCGTTCTCACCGCTCACCGGGATGGCCGTCGATCGGCTCGGTGGTCGCATCGTCGCCATGGTGGGGTCCGGCATCCTCGCGGTCGCCACGCTGCTGGCCTCGACGGCACCGATGGGTCACTCGACGCGGTTGCTCATCGCGCTCTTCCTGCTCGGACTGGGGTGGTCCTGCACGCTCGTCTCCGGCTCGACCCTGCTCACCGGTGCCCTGCCGACGGCGGAGCGGCCCGGCGCGCAAGGAGCGAGCGACCTCGTCATGGGGCTGTCGGCTGGGGTCGGCGGGGCACTCGCCGGGGTCGTCGTCGACCGGGTGAGCTTCCACGCCCTTGCGCTGGCCTGCCTTGTCATTGCTCTGGCGATCGGCGCCGCCGCTCTTGTCCTGCGCGGCCCGACCGATCTGTCGGACTAA
- a CDS encoding tyrosine-type recombinase/integrase has translation MIEKRERRDGTYSYRVRYRTPDGRFRSRSFARRSEAADYERQVLSQRRRGDWVDPQRGRATLGAVWTEYQSAGISHLRATTQAGYRHAWKHIEPTFGRWPVAKIEHADVAEWVTDLSARLGTDTVRKAHGVLCRVLDYAAATRRVPVNVARGVRLPKRAPVRERILTVDEVHALAEAMPQDRDIVLSLAYMGLRWSELAALRVEDVNLTRRRVHVVQRATEVDGRIDVDQPKSRAGHRYVPIPQLLIPSLTERLAGRPKDALVYGSPEGGYLRVRNWRRRAGFDKALESLGMVATPHDLRRTFGSLARMAGADLRFIQKAMGHESITTTARIYAHLYDDELDTIAAALDGLYSAGQAVGEI, from the coding sequence ATGATCGAGAAGAGGGAGCGGCGGGACGGGACCTACTCATACCGGGTGCGCTACCGCACGCCCGACGGCCGGTTCCGCTCCCGCTCCTTCGCCCGACGGTCGGAAGCAGCCGACTACGAGAGGCAGGTGCTCTCGCAGCGCCGCCGCGGCGACTGGGTCGACCCGCAACGGGGCAGGGCCACCTTGGGGGCGGTCTGGACGGAGTACCAGAGCGCAGGGATCAGCCACCTGAGGGCGACAACCCAGGCCGGCTACCGTCACGCGTGGAAGCACATCGAGCCCACCTTCGGCCGCTGGCCCGTCGCCAAGATCGAGCACGCCGACGTGGCCGAGTGGGTCACCGACCTGAGCGCTCGGCTCGGGACGGACACGGTCCGCAAGGCCCATGGCGTGCTGTGCAGGGTGCTCGACTACGCGGCTGCGACCCGCCGGGTGCCGGTCAACGTCGCGCGAGGCGTGCGACTGCCAAAGCGTGCGCCGGTCCGTGAACGCATCCTCACCGTCGACGAGGTCCATGCCCTGGCCGAGGCCATGCCACAGGATCGAGACATCGTGCTGTCGCTGGCGTACATGGGGTTGCGGTGGTCCGAGCTCGCCGCCCTCCGGGTCGAGGACGTCAACCTCACGCGCAGGCGTGTCCACGTCGTGCAACGCGCGACCGAGGTCGACGGCCGCATCGACGTCGACCAGCCCAAGAGCCGGGCCGGGCACCGATACGTCCCGATCCCCCAGCTCCTCATCCCGTCGTTGACCGAGCGACTGGCAGGGCGACCGAAGGACGCGCTCGTCTACGGTTCGCCAGAGGGCGGCTACCTGCGAGTGCGGAACTGGCGGCGACGAGCTGGCTTCGACAAGGCCCTGGAGTCGCTCGGAATGGTCGCCACACCGCACGACCTGCGACGCACGTTTGGCAGCCTCGCGAGGATGGCTGGCGCGGATCTCCGCTTCATCCAGAAGGCGATGGGCCACGAGTCGATCACCACCACGGCCCGCATCTACGCCCACCTCTACGACGACGAACTGGACACGATCGCGGCCGCTCTCGACGGGCTCTACTCGGCCGGCCAGGCAGTGGGGGAGATCTGA
- a CDS encoding helix-turn-helix domain-containing protein — translation MTVRDVAEVCDVPVSTVHHWAVRGGGPPSFKLGKHRRFDAEDVLAWINTSKAARGRSR, via the coding sequence ATGACCGTGCGGGACGTCGCCGAGGTGTGCGACGTGCCCGTCTCGACCGTGCACCACTGGGCTGTCAGGGGCGGCGGACCACCGTCGTTCAAGCTCGGCAAGCATCGGCGTTTCGACGCCGAGGACGTCCTGGCGTGGATCAATACCTCCAAGGCGGCCAGAGGCCGGTCGCGATGA
- a CDS encoding replication initiator produces MPSSLNVGPSDAVLGAAGMSNAESRARGCSRPIRLVGSRESVNTATGEVTTVYSSAQELDGRTYVRCGNRRASVCPSCSHEYKGDAWHLLMCGLAGGKGIPANVADHPCTFVTLTAPSFGAVHGQRRTGLCRPRRDHPVCPHGRPLWCSKRHEATDPQVGQPLCGECYDYVGHVLWQWHAPELWRRFTIALQRALARSAGVDVTTFRAGCRISYSKVVEFQARGLIHVHAPFRLDGPGGPDGPSTSLALTVADLEDAVRDAAASVTLIESGLEGTAYELRWGSQVDTRTISGAASRENESRRAAHPEQVAAYLSKYLTKSTEDFGLSGTIRSTEHARLLGASPHVVRIIATAEQLARSVDNLARLADRHATLGYRGHPITKSRAYSVTFGQLRRLRRLHHRRPAGLDPDADIRRLLGEDEPPNGFVHVASFTYVGRGYLSMAEAADAVRSAALSRIRSGTTRPVSNRTEDQPAEGK; encoded by the coding sequence ATGCCCAGTTCGCTCAACGTGGGGCCTTCCGATGCGGTCCTTGGCGCGGCCGGAATGAGCAACGCCGAAAGCCGTGCCCGGGGGTGCTCCCGGCCGATCAGGCTGGTCGGATCCCGCGAATCAGTGAACACCGCGACAGGTGAGGTCACCACGGTCTACTCGTCGGCCCAAGAGCTCGACGGTCGCACCTACGTGCGGTGCGGCAACCGGCGCGCGAGTGTTTGTCCGTCGTGCAGCCACGAGTACAAGGGCGATGCCTGGCACCTGCTCATGTGTGGACTGGCCGGCGGCAAGGGCATCCCCGCGAATGTGGCCGACCATCCCTGCACGTTCGTTACCCTGACCGCGCCCTCGTTCGGCGCAGTCCACGGCCAACGCCGAACCGGCCTGTGCCGGCCGCGACGCGACCATCCCGTGTGTCCTCACGGGCGCCCACTGTGGTGCTCGAAGAGGCATGAAGCGACGGATCCGCAAGTGGGACAACCGCTTTGCGGTGAGTGCTACGACTACGTCGGTCACGTCCTGTGGCAATGGCACGCTCCCGAGCTGTGGCGGCGGTTCACCATCGCCTTGCAACGCGCCCTGGCCAGGTCGGCGGGTGTCGACGTCACGACATTCCGCGCCGGCTGCCGGATCTCCTATTCGAAGGTCGTCGAGTTCCAAGCCCGCGGGCTGATCCACGTCCATGCCCCGTTCAGGCTGGACGGACCCGGGGGCCCCGACGGTCCATCGACCTCGTTGGCGCTGACAGTGGCCGATCTCGAGGACGCCGTCCGCGACGCGGCGGCCAGCGTGACCCTCATCGAATCCGGCCTCGAGGGCACGGCATACGAACTGCGTTGGGGAAGTCAGGTCGACACGCGGACGATCAGCGGCGCTGCCTCCCGTGAGAACGAATCACGCCGCGCCGCCCATCCGGAACAGGTCGCGGCGTACCTCTCCAAGTACCTGACCAAAAGCACCGAGGACTTCGGTCTGAGCGGCACCATCCGGTCCACTGAACACGCGCGCCTGCTCGGCGCCAGCCCTCATGTCGTGCGCATCATCGCGACGGCTGAGCAGCTCGCAAGGTCTGTGGACAACCTGGCTCGCCTCGCCGACCGGCATGCCACATTGGGCTATCGGGGACACCCGATCACCAAGTCACGGGCGTACTCGGTCACCTTCGGCCAGCTCCGACGGTTGCGCCGACTGCATCACCGACGCCCCGCAGGCCTCGACCCGGATGCGGACATCCGCCGCCTCCTCGGCGAGGACGAACCTCCGAACGGCTTCGTCCATGTCGCGTCCTTCACGTACGTCGGCCGTGGCTACCTCTCGATGGCCGAGGCAGCGGACGCCGTTCGTTCGGCAGCACTGTCTCGGATTCGTTCTGGCACAACGCGACCCGTCAGCAATCGAACCGAAGACCAGCCAGCAGAAGGGAAGTGA